A window of Apium graveolens cultivar Ventura chromosome 8, ASM990537v1, whole genome shotgun sequence contains these coding sequences:
- the LOC141678758 gene encoding uncharacterized protein LOC141678758 isoform X2, whose protein sequence is MGVGWGYGANMLTKYLSEVGDNTPLTAATCVDNPFDLEVASRSLPYNHAVGQKFTEGLVDILKSNKELFQGRGKQFDIESALHATCVQDFEKSVSMISYGFEAIEEFYATFSTQGLVDRVKIPLLFIQNDDGTAPIFSIPRSSIAENPYTSLLLCSSPPSSITTGGRSIMYWCRRITVEWLMAVELGLLKGRHPLLKDVDVNISPSKGLLTVGGNVTKKGGQVKKIPSLPHIGNVNGNFVKNIKEIPGGSDTAAGLRIKTVSYPQRNSQDEHVGVQQENNNVIDQGTSVGADPPEDKVIPVDSERGQVLQTAEIVMNMLDVTMPNTLTDEKKKKVLTAVGQGETLMQALQDAVPEDVREKLTTAVSGIIQTQRSNLKFGNLLNIGHIPEMASGLNSKNQGMAGISSAEGEADDSHSSKQEKRVEDLGDDFDKSQSVVEKPSGDSSLESQAIDSSQKSVNTDQLQTSDIGAEVSGSGKSVTNDQGSKFETEESSSGKNAQDTKQKENTLDANSGSELSVGSGMYNSTGDQAVDQFKFDQNNENYKSDMKEDSRNQDNGDSNNADQNNTTIDKMEETPASSSSEAESVKKEDAEIQKKEEKVMEPVPNQYSSSPPTFSVSQAFDAFTGIDDSTQAAVNSVFNVIEGVITHLEEERGDRTEVENGKETLEKGAGSVSETSQTSNKKLGQEQENQQDLTLQLGKLDDIHLPDTVDSDNDSRPNLVEQPSHMPSISNGNCINQLQEINSSRRVDKEDGMSKHLVGTKHSNKFRSVEKVTHDIPRSINKFPYGDPVYSERLRKGLTLEMENTKSLDLDTTATLFLDYFPEDGQWKLLEQYGDNKDFVDVDDDNDDDDDDDDASLEGFDDNKQSNLSSKKDIMGDVIEPSYVILDSEKLHEPVEECEIANSMNEIAEMCDATSKEQMLNVKNVVLDSLMVEVSRRLNSADIKEMESDLVSDVEHVSKAAALALRFGKDKFPYMEDEDHASEDVNTLLGEYIVRAISLAVQDTIYLRKVLPLGVVVGSSLAALRNHFDVPSAAENRQRNVVKDANKFSGVENRVKAVDGENVGMPSDTFDKNELENPIRKNEARDESSNVNNGSVMVGAVTAALGASALLAHQQDCKDNETSETSSNLLKKEEDHHKFDSLVRETSEKNDTNIVTSLAEKAMTVAGPVVPTKDGELDQGRLVEMLAEFGQRGGMLRLVGKAALLWGGIRGALSLIERLMSFLRFSERPLFQRILGFICLVLVLWTPVAVPLLPTIVQGWASHSSVEIAELACIIGLYVSILTLIILWGKRIRGHENPFEHYGLDLTSLQMIKNYLYGLIGGVVFVLSIHSASALIGFVHLSLPKNISTASDALTQLKVYGKMLILCCKGLVTATGVALVEELLFRSWLPYEIATDLGYHRGIIISGLAFSLSQRSPLAIPGLWLLSLCLSGARQRCQGSLSLPIGIRTGITASCFILKSGGFLTYEPNFPIWLTGSLSLEPFSGIVGLAVTLLLTVVLYPRRQPIIGNKVARRAPE, encoded by the exons ATGGGTGTTGGATGGGGTTATGGAGCAAATATGCTGACAAAGTATCTTTCCGAAGTTGGAGATAACACACCTCTTACAGCTGCAACATGTGTAGACAATCCATTTGACTTGGAGGTGGCGTCTAGGTCTTTGCCCTATAACCATGCGGTTGGTCAGAAGTTCACTGAAGGCTTGGTGGATATTTTAAAGTCTAATAAG GAATTGTTTCAAGGTCGAGGGAAACAGTTTGACATTGAAAGTGCTCTTCATGCAACATGTGTTCAAGATTTTGAGAAATCTGTATCAATGATTTCATATGGGTTTGAGGCCATTGAAGAATTCTATGCAACATTCAGCACACAAGGTCTGGTTGATAGAGTGAAGATCCCACTTCTCTTTATACAG AATGATGATGGAACAGCACCAATATTTTCCATCCCACGAAGTTCAATTGCTGAAAATCCATATACAAGCCTGCTGCTTTGTTCTAGTCCACCATCTAGTATAACTACAGGTGGTAGATCTATTATGTATTGGTGCAGACGCATTACTGTTGAg TGGCTCATGGCAGTAGAGCTTGGCCTTCTGAAGGGTCGGCATCCCCTGTTAAAAGATGTTGACGTTAATATTAGTCCTTCAAAAGGCTTACTGACTGTGGGAGGTAATGTAACAAAAAAGGGCGGTCAAGTAAAAAAGATCCCAAGTCTTCCTCATATTGGAAATGTAAACGGAAATTTTGTTAAAAATATTAAAGAGATTCCTGGAGGTAGTGATACTGCAGCTGGCTTGCGCATAAAAACTGTAAGCTATCCACAAAGGAATTCTCAAGATGAACATGTTGGTGTTCAGCAAGAAAATAACAATGTGATAGATCAAGGAACCTCTGTTGGTGCTGATCCCCCGGAGGATAAAGTCATACCAGTAGATAGTGAAAGAGGGCAGGTGCTTCAAACTGCAGAAATCGTTATGAATATGCTTGATGTGACCATGCCCAATACATTGACAGATGAAAAAAAGAAGAAG GTTCTCACTGCCGTCGGGCAAGGAGAGACATTAATGcaagctctgcaagatgctgtGCCTGAAGATGTTCGTGAAAAGCTCACTACTGCTGTTTCTGGAATTATTCAAACTCAAAGGTCCAACTTAAAATTTGGTAATCTCTTAAATATTGGGCATATTCCTGAGATGGCATCAGGTTTAAATTCTAAGAACCAAGGCATGGCGGGGATATCAAGTGCTGAGGGTGAGGCGGATGATTCTCACTCCTCAAAACAGGAAAAGAGAGTTGAAGACCTGGGAGATGATTTTGACAAGAGTCAATCTGTTGTGGAAAAGCCTTCTGGGGATTCCAGTCTAGAATCCCAGGCTATAGATAGTTCTCAAAAATCAGTTAATACTGATCAGTTACAGACAAGTGATATTGGAGCTGAGGTGTCTGGGTCAGGCAAGAGTGTAACTAATGACCAAGGAAGTAAATTTGAAACTGAAGAATCCTCAAGTGGAAAAAATGCTCAAGATACTAAACAGAAGGAAAACACCTTAGACGCTAATTCTGGCTCTGAACTCTCTGTTGGTTCTGGAATGTATAATTCCACTGGAGATCAGGCTGTTGACCAATTCAAATTCGATCAAAACAATGAAAATTACAAGTCAGATATGAAAGAGGATAGCAGGAACCAGGATAATGGAGATAGCAATAATGCTGATCAGAATAATACGACAATAGACAAGATGGAGGAAACACCGGCATCATCCTCTTCAGAGGCAGAGTCAGTGAAGAAGGAAGATGCTGAGATacagaaaaaagaagaaaaggtTATGGAACCTGTTCCCAATCAATATAGTTCAAGTCCTCCAACCTTTAGTGTTTCTCAAGCATTTGATGCTTTTACTGGTATAGATGATTCCACTCAAGCAGCAGTAAACAGTGTATTTAATGTTATAGAAGGTGTGATAACTCATTTAGAGGAAGAAAGAGGTGATAGAACAGAGGTGGAAAATGGTAAGGAGACTTTGGAGAAGGGAGCTGGTTCGGTATCTGAAACAAGTCAGACTTCAAATAAGAAGTTAGGACAGGAACAAGAAAATCAGCAGGACTTGACCTTACAGCTTGGTAAGTTAGACGATATTCATTTGCCTGATACTGTGGATTCAGATAACGATTCAAGACCTAACTTAGTGGAGCAGCCTTCGCACATGCCCTCAATATCTAATGGTAACTGCATTAACCAATTGCAGGAAATCAATTCAAGTCGCCGTGTGGACAAGGAAGATGGAATGAGTAAGCATTTAGTTGGCACTAAGCATTCAAATAAATTTAGATCAGTAGAGAAGGTTACTCATGACATTCCTCGAAGCATTAATAAATTCCCATATGGGGACCCTGTCTATAGTGAGCGTCTCCGGAAAGGTCTTACATTAGAGATGGAGAATACTAAATCACTAGATTTAGATACGACTGCTACTCTTTTTCTTGATTATTTCCCAGAGGACGGTCAATGGAAGCTTTTGGAACAATATGGAGATAATAAAGATTTTGTGGATGtggatgatgataatgatgatgatgatgatgatgatgatgcgAGTCTTGAAGGTTTCGATGACAATAAACAAAGCAATTTATCTTCAAAAAAAGATATTATGGGCGATGTTATTGAGCCATCCTATGTTATATTAGATTCAGAAAAGTTACATGAACCAGTTGAGGAATGTGAAATAGCAAACTCGATGAATGAAATAGCTGAGATGTGTGATGCTACATCAAAGGAACAGATGCTCAATGTTAAAAATGTTGTTCTAGATTCTTTAATGGTTGAAGTTAGTCGTAGGCTAAATTCTGCTGACATAAAGGAAATGGAATCTGACCTTGTCAGTGACGTAGAACATGTCTCCAAGGCAGCAGCCTTGGCTCTAAGATTTGGCAAGGATAAATTTCCTTATATGGAAGATGAGGACCATGCCTCAGAGGACGTCAATACTCTCCTTGGAGAATATATAGTAAGAGCTATATCTTTGGCGGTTCAGGACACTATCTACTTGAGAAAAGTACTCCCACTTGGTGTAGTCGTTGGCTCTAGCTTAGCTGCGTTGAGGAATCATTTTGATGTTCCTTCGGCTGCTGAGAATCGCCAAAGGAATGTCGTCAAAGACGCAAATAAGTTTTCTGGAGTAGAAAATAGAGTGAAAGCAGTTGACGGAGAAAATGTTGGAATGCCATCTGATACATTTGACAAGAATGAGTTGGAGAACCCAATTAGGAAAAATGAGGCAAGAGACGAGTCAAGTAATGTAAACAATGGAAGTGTTATGGTTGGTGCTGTTACAGCTGCCCTGGGGGCATCTGCTTTGTTGGCGCATCAGCAG GATTGCAAAGATAATGAGACTTCTGAAACGTCATCAAATTTGCTCAAAAAGGAAGAAGATCATCACAAGTTTGATAGCCTAGTCAGAGAAACGTCTGAGAAGAATGATACTAATATAGTAACAAGCCTAGCAGAAAAAGCAATGACTGTTGCTGGTCCGGTGGTGCCAACAAAAGATGGAGAACTGGATCAAGGAAG GTTGGTAGAAATGCTAGCAGAATTTGGGCAGAGGGGTGGTATGCTGCGGCTGGTCGGTAAAGCTGCTTTACTTTGGGGTGGAATACGCGGTGCACTGAGTTTGATTGAAAGGCTCATGTCATTTTTACGGTTTTCCGAACGCCCCTTGTTTCAGAG GATTCTGGGATTCATATGCCTGGTTCTTGTTCTATGGACACCTGTTGCCGTTCCCTTGCTTCCAACAATTGTACAGGGCTGGGCATCACACAGTTCAGTCGAAATTGCAGAGCTTGCTTGCATCATTGGCCTATATGTATCTATTCTGACATTAATCATTTTATGGGGAAAAAGAATAAGAGGGCATGAGAATCCATTTGAGCATTATGGATTAGATTTGACTTCCTTACAAATG ATCAAAAATTATCTTTATGGTTTGATTGGAGGAGTTGTTTTTGTCCTATCAATACATTCAGCAAGTGCATTGATTGGTTTTGTCCATCTATCTTTGCCCAAAAATATATCAACTGCTTCAGATGCGCTAACACAGCTCAAAGTGTATGGGAAAATGCTGATTCTTTGTTGCAAGGGCCTTGTAACAGCTACTGGTGTTGCGCTAGTGGAAGAATTACTGTTCAGATCATGGTTGCCTTATGAAATAGCTACTGATCTTGGATATCATCGTGGAATTATCATATCAGGTCTTGCATTTTCTTTATCTCAGAG GTCCCCACTGGCAATTCCAGGACTATGGTTGTTATCACTATGTCTATCTGGAGCTCGACAGAGGTGCCAAGGTAGCCTTTCCCTCCCAATCGGCATACGGACTGGTATAACGGCTTCGTGTTTCATCTTGAAATCAGGTGGCTTTTTGACCTATGAGCCAAATTTTCCAATATGGTTAACTGGAAGCCTCTCACTGGAACCATTTAGCGGAATTGTTGGTCTAGCAGTCACTTTGTTGTTAACAGTAGTCCTTTACCCAAGGCGACAGCCTATCATTGGGAATAAAGTAGCAAGGCGGGCACCGGAATAA
- the LOC141677896 gene encoding auxin-responsive protein SAUR76-like, translating into MAKGGKLTKIKSVLKKWHSFGKLSCSDSAVITINQFSNEDSQFEQMSSPVQDAFPVFVGKSRRKYLISSEVIEHPVFRELAESSGGSDTDDETIVVACEVVLFEHLLWMLQNADQQPESLDELVEFYAC; encoded by the coding sequence ATGGCGAAAGGCGGAAAATTAACCAAAATAAAATCCGTGCTAAAGAAATGGCACTCATTCGGAAAACTAAGCTGCTCAGACAGTGCAGTCATCACCATCAACCAATTTTCAAACGAGGACTCACAGTTCGAACAAATGTCATCACCAGTACAAGATGCCTTCCCTGTTTTCGTTGGAAAATCGCGTCGTAAGTACCTGATCAGCTCGGAAGTAATCGAGCACCCGGTGTTTAGAGAGCTGGCGGAGAGCTCGGGTGGAAGTGATACTGATGATGAGACAATTGTGGTTGCTTGTGAAGTTGTGCTGTTCGAACATTTGCTGTGGATGCTTCAGAATGCGGATCAACAGCCTGAGTCGTTAGATGAACTTGTTGAGTTTTATGCTTGTTGA
- the LOC141678758 gene encoding uncharacterized protein LOC141678758 isoform X1, which produces MLYTKEMLTSSNLYLHSSHITTTIHFHNRQYKLYRCRRLKQPRRKTSISVRSQLSNQSPFDYLVSNINSLNFVAPALGLVSGVAYYLSNSKLKQRNVNFDSSKKSSQVYGEWMLFTSPTPFNRFAVLRCPSIELEVANEVNEKLVKEDKHYVRIREVESDVEEVRVVYQRKCVMTDDGGVISLDWPENLELCEEHGLDTTIVIVAGTSEGSMDENVMSFVDECVKRGCFPIVVNPRGCAGSPLTTARLFTAADSDDVSTAIQFINKERPWTTLMGVGWGYGANMLTKYLSEVGDNTPLTAATCVDNPFDLEVASRSLPYNHAVGQKFTEGLVDILKSNKELFQGRGKQFDIESALHATCVQDFEKSVSMISYGFEAIEEFYATFSTQGLVDRVKIPLLFIQNDDGTAPIFSIPRSSIAENPYTSLLLCSSPPSSITTGGRSIMYWCRRITVEWLMAVELGLLKGRHPLLKDVDVNISPSKGLLTVGGNVTKKGGQVKKIPSLPHIGNVNGNFVKNIKEIPGGSDTAAGLRIKTVSYPQRNSQDEHVGVQQENNNVIDQGTSVGADPPEDKVIPVDSERGQVLQTAEIVMNMLDVTMPNTLTDEKKKKVLTAVGQGETLMQALQDAVPEDVREKLTTAVSGIIQTQRSNLKFGNLLNIGHIPEMASGLNSKNQGMAGISSAEGEADDSHSSKQEKRVEDLGDDFDKSQSVVEKPSGDSSLESQAIDSSQKSVNTDQLQTSDIGAEVSGSGKSVTNDQGSKFETEESSSGKNAQDTKQKENTLDANSGSELSVGSGMYNSTGDQAVDQFKFDQNNENYKSDMKEDSRNQDNGDSNNADQNNTTIDKMEETPASSSSEAESVKKEDAEIQKKEEKVMEPVPNQYSSSPPTFSVSQAFDAFTGIDDSTQAAVNSVFNVIEGVITHLEEERGDRTEVENGKETLEKGAGSVSETSQTSNKKLGQEQENQQDLTLQLGKLDDIHLPDTVDSDNDSRPNLVEQPSHMPSISNGNCINQLQEINSSRRVDKEDGMSKHLVGTKHSNKFRSVEKVTHDIPRSINKFPYGDPVYSERLRKGLTLEMENTKSLDLDTTATLFLDYFPEDGQWKLLEQYGDNKDFVDVDDDNDDDDDDDDASLEGFDDNKQSNLSSKKDIMGDVIEPSYVILDSEKLHEPVEECEIANSMNEIAEMCDATSKEQMLNVKNVVLDSLMVEVSRRLNSADIKEMESDLVSDVEHVSKAAALALRFGKDKFPYMEDEDHASEDVNTLLGEYIVRAISLAVQDTIYLRKVLPLGVVVGSSLAALRNHFDVPSAAENRQRNVVKDANKFSGVENRVKAVDGENVGMPSDTFDKNELENPIRKNEARDESSNVNNGSVMVGAVTAALGASALLAHQQDCKDNETSETSSNLLKKEEDHHKFDSLVRETSEKNDTNIVTSLAEKAMTVAGPVVPTKDGELDQGRLVEMLAEFGQRGGMLRLVGKAALLWGGIRGALSLIERLMSFLRFSERPLFQRILGFICLVLVLWTPVAVPLLPTIVQGWASHSSVEIAELACIIGLYVSILTLIILWGKRIRGHENPFEHYGLDLTSLQMIKNYLYGLIGGVVFVLSIHSASALIGFVHLSLPKNISTASDALTQLKVYGKMLILCCKGLVTATGVALVEELLFRSWLPYEIATDLGYHRGIIISGLAFSLSQRSPLAIPGLWLLSLCLSGARQRCQGSLSLPIGIRTGITASCFILKSGGFLTYEPNFPIWLTGSLSLEPFSGIVGLAVTLLLTVVLYPRRQPIIGNKVARRAPE; this is translated from the exons ATGCTCTACACAAAAGAAATGCTTACAAGCTCAAACCTATACTTACACTCATCACACATAACCACCACAATTCACTTCCACAACCGTCAATACAAACTCTACCGTTGCCGGAGACTCAAACAACCTCGCCGGAAAACATCTATCTCCGTTCGCAGTCAGTTAAGTAATCAATCTCCGTTCGATTATTTAGTTTCGAATATTAATTCATTAAATTTTGTTGCTCCAGCTTTAGGTTTAGTTTCCGGTGTTGCTTATTATTTATCGAATTCGAAATTAAaacaaagaaatgtaaattttgATAGTAGTAAAAAATCTAGTCAAGTTTACGGTGAGTGGATGTTGTTTACCTCACCGACGCCGTTTAATCGATTTGCCGTGTTACGATGTCCGTCCATTGAATTAGAAGTTGCGAATGAGGTTAATGAGAAGCTTGTAAAGGAAGATAAGCATTATGTTAGGATTAGAGAGGTGGAGAGTGATGTGGAGGAGGTTAGGGTTGTGTATCAGAGGAAATGTGTGATGACGGATGACGGTGGAGTGATTTCGTTGGATTGGCCTGAGAATTTGGAGTTGTGTGAAGAGCATGGATTGGATACAACGATTGTGATTGTTGCGGGGACTAGTGAAGGGAGTATGGACGAGAATGTGATGAGTTTTGTGGATGAGTGTGTGAAGAGAGGGTGTTTTCCGATTGTTGTGAATCCGAGGGGATGTGCTGGTTCGCCTTTGACGACCGCAAG GTTATTTACAGCTGCTGACAGCGATGATGTCTCCACAGCTATACAGTTCATCAACAAAGAAAGACCTTGGACAACGTTGATGGGTGTTGGATGGGGTTATGGAGCAAATATGCTGACAAAGTATCTTTCCGAAGTTGGAGATAACACACCTCTTACAGCTGCAACATGTGTAGACAATCCATTTGACTTGGAGGTGGCGTCTAGGTCTTTGCCCTATAACCATGCGGTTGGTCAGAAGTTCACTGAAGGCTTGGTGGATATTTTAAAGTCTAATAAG GAATTGTTTCAAGGTCGAGGGAAACAGTTTGACATTGAAAGTGCTCTTCATGCAACATGTGTTCAAGATTTTGAGAAATCTGTATCAATGATTTCATATGGGTTTGAGGCCATTGAAGAATTCTATGCAACATTCAGCACACAAGGTCTGGTTGATAGAGTGAAGATCCCACTTCTCTTTATACAG AATGATGATGGAACAGCACCAATATTTTCCATCCCACGAAGTTCAATTGCTGAAAATCCATATACAAGCCTGCTGCTTTGTTCTAGTCCACCATCTAGTATAACTACAGGTGGTAGATCTATTATGTATTGGTGCAGACGCATTACTGTTGAg TGGCTCATGGCAGTAGAGCTTGGCCTTCTGAAGGGTCGGCATCCCCTGTTAAAAGATGTTGACGTTAATATTAGTCCTTCAAAAGGCTTACTGACTGTGGGAGGTAATGTAACAAAAAAGGGCGGTCAAGTAAAAAAGATCCCAAGTCTTCCTCATATTGGAAATGTAAACGGAAATTTTGTTAAAAATATTAAAGAGATTCCTGGAGGTAGTGATACTGCAGCTGGCTTGCGCATAAAAACTGTAAGCTATCCACAAAGGAATTCTCAAGATGAACATGTTGGTGTTCAGCAAGAAAATAACAATGTGATAGATCAAGGAACCTCTGTTGGTGCTGATCCCCCGGAGGATAAAGTCATACCAGTAGATAGTGAAAGAGGGCAGGTGCTTCAAACTGCAGAAATCGTTATGAATATGCTTGATGTGACCATGCCCAATACATTGACAGATGAAAAAAAGAAGAAG GTTCTCACTGCCGTCGGGCAAGGAGAGACATTAATGcaagctctgcaagatgctgtGCCTGAAGATGTTCGTGAAAAGCTCACTACTGCTGTTTCTGGAATTATTCAAACTCAAAGGTCCAACTTAAAATTTGGTAATCTCTTAAATATTGGGCATATTCCTGAGATGGCATCAGGTTTAAATTCTAAGAACCAAGGCATGGCGGGGATATCAAGTGCTGAGGGTGAGGCGGATGATTCTCACTCCTCAAAACAGGAAAAGAGAGTTGAAGACCTGGGAGATGATTTTGACAAGAGTCAATCTGTTGTGGAAAAGCCTTCTGGGGATTCCAGTCTAGAATCCCAGGCTATAGATAGTTCTCAAAAATCAGTTAATACTGATCAGTTACAGACAAGTGATATTGGAGCTGAGGTGTCTGGGTCAGGCAAGAGTGTAACTAATGACCAAGGAAGTAAATTTGAAACTGAAGAATCCTCAAGTGGAAAAAATGCTCAAGATACTAAACAGAAGGAAAACACCTTAGACGCTAATTCTGGCTCTGAACTCTCTGTTGGTTCTGGAATGTATAATTCCACTGGAGATCAGGCTGTTGACCAATTCAAATTCGATCAAAACAATGAAAATTACAAGTCAGATATGAAAGAGGATAGCAGGAACCAGGATAATGGAGATAGCAATAATGCTGATCAGAATAATACGACAATAGACAAGATGGAGGAAACACCGGCATCATCCTCTTCAGAGGCAGAGTCAGTGAAGAAGGAAGATGCTGAGATacagaaaaaagaagaaaaggtTATGGAACCTGTTCCCAATCAATATAGTTCAAGTCCTCCAACCTTTAGTGTTTCTCAAGCATTTGATGCTTTTACTGGTATAGATGATTCCACTCAAGCAGCAGTAAACAGTGTATTTAATGTTATAGAAGGTGTGATAACTCATTTAGAGGAAGAAAGAGGTGATAGAACAGAGGTGGAAAATGGTAAGGAGACTTTGGAGAAGGGAGCTGGTTCGGTATCTGAAACAAGTCAGACTTCAAATAAGAAGTTAGGACAGGAACAAGAAAATCAGCAGGACTTGACCTTACAGCTTGGTAAGTTAGACGATATTCATTTGCCTGATACTGTGGATTCAGATAACGATTCAAGACCTAACTTAGTGGAGCAGCCTTCGCACATGCCCTCAATATCTAATGGTAACTGCATTAACCAATTGCAGGAAATCAATTCAAGTCGCCGTGTGGACAAGGAAGATGGAATGAGTAAGCATTTAGTTGGCACTAAGCATTCAAATAAATTTAGATCAGTAGAGAAGGTTACTCATGACATTCCTCGAAGCATTAATAAATTCCCATATGGGGACCCTGTCTATAGTGAGCGTCTCCGGAAAGGTCTTACATTAGAGATGGAGAATACTAAATCACTAGATTTAGATACGACTGCTACTCTTTTTCTTGATTATTTCCCAGAGGACGGTCAATGGAAGCTTTTGGAACAATATGGAGATAATAAAGATTTTGTGGATGtggatgatgataatgatgatgatgatgatgatgatgatgcgAGTCTTGAAGGTTTCGATGACAATAAACAAAGCAATTTATCTTCAAAAAAAGATATTATGGGCGATGTTATTGAGCCATCCTATGTTATATTAGATTCAGAAAAGTTACATGAACCAGTTGAGGAATGTGAAATAGCAAACTCGATGAATGAAATAGCTGAGATGTGTGATGCTACATCAAAGGAACAGATGCTCAATGTTAAAAATGTTGTTCTAGATTCTTTAATGGTTGAAGTTAGTCGTAGGCTAAATTCTGCTGACATAAAGGAAATGGAATCTGACCTTGTCAGTGACGTAGAACATGTCTCCAAGGCAGCAGCCTTGGCTCTAAGATTTGGCAAGGATAAATTTCCTTATATGGAAGATGAGGACCATGCCTCAGAGGACGTCAATACTCTCCTTGGAGAATATATAGTAAGAGCTATATCTTTGGCGGTTCAGGACACTATCTACTTGAGAAAAGTACTCCCACTTGGTGTAGTCGTTGGCTCTAGCTTAGCTGCGTTGAGGAATCATTTTGATGTTCCTTCGGCTGCTGAGAATCGCCAAAGGAATGTCGTCAAAGACGCAAATAAGTTTTCTGGAGTAGAAAATAGAGTGAAAGCAGTTGACGGAGAAAATGTTGGAATGCCATCTGATACATTTGACAAGAATGAGTTGGAGAACCCAATTAGGAAAAATGAGGCAAGAGACGAGTCAAGTAATGTAAACAATGGAAGTGTTATGGTTGGTGCTGTTACAGCTGCCCTGGGGGCATCTGCTTTGTTGGCGCATCAGCAG GATTGCAAAGATAATGAGACTTCTGAAACGTCATCAAATTTGCTCAAAAAGGAAGAAGATCATCACAAGTTTGATAGCCTAGTCAGAGAAACGTCTGAGAAGAATGATACTAATATAGTAACAAGCCTAGCAGAAAAAGCAATGACTGTTGCTGGTCCGGTGGTGCCAACAAAAGATGGAGAACTGGATCAAGGAAG GTTGGTAGAAATGCTAGCAGAATTTGGGCAGAGGGGTGGTATGCTGCGGCTGGTCGGTAAAGCTGCTTTACTTTGGGGTGGAATACGCGGTGCACTGAGTTTGATTGAAAGGCTCATGTCATTTTTACGGTTTTCCGAACGCCCCTTGTTTCAGAG GATTCTGGGATTCATATGCCTGGTTCTTGTTCTATGGACACCTGTTGCCGTTCCCTTGCTTCCAACAATTGTACAGGGCTGGGCATCACACAGTTCAGTCGAAATTGCAGAGCTTGCTTGCATCATTGGCCTATATGTATCTATTCTGACATTAATCATTTTATGGGGAAAAAGAATAAGAGGGCATGAGAATCCATTTGAGCATTATGGATTAGATTTGACTTCCTTACAAATG ATCAAAAATTATCTTTATGGTTTGATTGGAGGAGTTGTTTTTGTCCTATCAATACATTCAGCAAGTGCATTGATTGGTTTTGTCCATCTATCTTTGCCCAAAAATATATCAACTGCTTCAGATGCGCTAACACAGCTCAAAGTGTATGGGAAAATGCTGATTCTTTGTTGCAAGGGCCTTGTAACAGCTACTGGTGTTGCGCTAGTGGAAGAATTACTGTTCAGATCATGGTTGCCTTATGAAATAGCTACTGATCTTGGATATCATCGTGGAATTATCATATCAGGTCTTGCATTTTCTTTATCTCAGAG GTCCCCACTGGCAATTCCAGGACTATGGTTGTTATCACTATGTCTATCTGGAGCTCGACAGAGGTGCCAAGGTAGCCTTTCCCTCCCAATCGGCATACGGACTGGTATAACGGCTTCGTGTTTCATCTTGAAATCAGGTGGCTTTTTGACCTATGAGCCAAATTTTCCAATATGGTTAACTGGAAGCCTCTCACTGGAACCATTTAGCGGAATTGTTGGTCTAGCAGTCACTTTGTTGTTAACAGTAGTCCTTTACCCAAGGCGACAGCCTATCATTGGGAATAAAGTAGCAAGGCGGGCACCGGAATAA